Genomic window (Acyrthosiphon pisum isolate AL4f unplaced genomic scaffold, pea_aphid_22Mar2018_4r6ur Scaffold_10510;HRSCAF=11116, whole genome shotgun sequence):
GCCAATACATGAGCATTTTGGCATTGAATGATTCCATTGTCAAACGTCAGTTCCATTGTTATAATCTCGCAAAATACAcgatgtaaaatattgtttattaaatgacCAGTGTCATAGGTTTTTCTTGACCAacaagtacaaataataattactaattacaaatttctttatattatatcaaggtTAAAGACAATGGAAACAATTGTCCAATAGTGCcaacaaaaatatgtacctgttgtgtatatactattaaaattaagtgtaaaataaattaaataggtaggtattcaaacatattaatattgagcatcaaataattaaaataatattgcaatcctgttttaaaatattaattaaattattgaaatttcatACGCATACCTTATATAatagatcaatatttttttcagtgatttcaaaatttgaacctCTACGACaatgttaaaaatgaaatatgaatattaatggaTTAATTCATCTTTGTggtataacacaaaatattgctattacattaagtaggtactaaatgcCAATGCGtacatgatacataatatagaataaaatgtaatagaaatgtaatataactaggctaatttaaaaagggttaaatttgtttttttttattcataggaTTTTGGTACGGttgggttaggattttgtattaattgattatattaatccattgtaggtggaattaagtaaaaacgacaaacttggtataactttgatactctagagttaaatcatacacttatattgtacaaacagcacggggttcgcgatctaccgcaggtagattgccttcctgataatatactgttgcgaatcagaatttttattccgggcaacggaaaagttaagataagttttgaacaccatacaccgagtattaaaaaacgaattgaacaaagtttgagtggtacatttaacgggcaacgaagtgcacggtgTCAGCTAGTAgatctatactataatattataaagccaAAGAGTTTGTTTTTTTGAACGCGCTAATCTTCAGAACTACTCatttgaattgaaaattatttttgtgttgggTAGTCCAAACATCGAGAAAGGCTATAGGCCATAACATAACATCACGCAACGACTAATAGGAGCCCGGTAAGACATTCAAacaggtattttttattttttttttatattctttggTCGAATGCGTTAATCTCAGGAACTACTATTGttcgaattgaaaaattatttttgtgttggaTAGTCCATTCGAGGAAGGCTATATAACATCATGTTACGACCAATAGGTCCAACCCGGGGGAGGCtctctattatttttgttattattttttttttttttattataaatggttgctattggttcaaataataataattattattattaatgagatAAGCCTGTGTATTTAACCAAACATACTCTttagctttataatattactatagagtatagatagtatagaaaataaaatttatattttttctcaacAATGTGATCGTTGGTTTCGAGTGGTCCAGCAGTTGGTCAAACGGTACCAATACCTCGCATACCCATGATTTGccttttaacttaaaaataatacaatttcccgTTAAGTTATCGTATGCAGTAACAATTAATAAAGCACAGAGGCAAACATTTAAGCAACTAGGGATCGATTTACGCCAAGATTGTTTTACACGCGGACAACTATATGTCGCGTTATCAAGATCTGGTTGCGGCAAAAACCAGTATGTTCTTCTAccgcaaaataataaaactaaaaatatcgtGTACGCAGAAACACCTACTTTAAAAGAatactacaaattaaataaatacatacataataactataatataatatttgaataatattatagagttctTATTTTTTACGGGCCACGAAGTGTGCGGGATCAGctaatgtaattatatgtacctaagtcgttaattgttaaattgtgatatgttgttatatttatattatatatatatactatatactattatatatagtagtTGTGAATCAACTCTTGATATTTAGAGAACCAATAAACTCAACTTGTATTAACCATAGATCGAGTGTATCTAACAATAATCACGAGCTTACCTCAAACATTAGTTCAGCAGCTAAACACTTGAGTTGTGGTACGTATCCGATTTTGAACATTCCTGTCTGTGGTATCATTGGGACGTGGACAATTGAACCGTCAGCTTTGGTAAACGGTGCTGATGGTTGATACGATAAGTAAGTGTACGTGGCTAGTTTTTGGTAATCTTTCCAGTGACTTATTATTCCTGTGTCACTCCGTAATTCTAAAATATCAGCTGAAAATAAATCACATCTATATTACTGAGTGTATAAGCAAGGATGGCCTGGGAGAAAAATGTAGGCCGGGAAAATCTATTACCCTGGCCAAATTTGTATGTCCacttcatagtttttttttttttgaggggtgGGGGGGGCTTATGAGATTCTCCCTCTAAGGGGGCTTAtaagataatacaattttaagtgataaatatttatatttcattattatcaactaaacttattatgaaaatagcaaaattgtaaattgtagtttttctttaacaaaataattaatatcgggTTGGAAACgaaatacacaatttaatttaaagggAAAAATTGTGTTGTTtcacaaaagtataatattatgatgaaattctaaaaataagtaACCCAATAGGTACTACCATACGAAAAAATAGCACCTGTTAAACACAAATGTTGGTAATTTTTGGGTGACCAAGCCCCATTTAAATTAACTGATACTTTCAAATAACAATTTTCTGAGTAAACAAgagagtaaataataaattaataatgacaataatgatTTGTTCTGAagattataagtacctactcagtGGTAGCAcgaaagtaatttttaaagGCACGGAAATAATATTTAGGAGGGTGAatggatatatgtatatatatatatatataagtaggtttCTAGTAAGGTAAAAATTCTGTGtaaaattgtcattattataacgtcatacatattaatattttatatttgtattagtcTCATGTGGTGGGTGTCAAAAATAAAGTCTGTgtcttaaataattgtattggtcACTGTAATCCTtctattatgcaataataaatacttgtaaattgttaattttatcatcGCTTTTTGGAGCCAATACAAACAATTTGACAAATTTGCATAgtggtaaaatttaaacgtgtTTGAAATAAATCTTGTTCATATCTTGCAATATccactatttatataatataggtagcggTAAAgcttgatattataaataattcaatttttaagaataaaaataattagattaaaaatttaaaacaggtactgtttaacaaaattatattattttcagtgcaAAACATAGAGAACTCTTAACCTTCAggtttattatagaataaatgcAACTATGTATCaacatttcatttaaatttcgagattgaaaaaatattatgaaaagtaagcgataatgatttcaaaaatgaaagtatttcataaaatgttgaaattatttGTAACTTACTGTTCAATGTATTATTACACAGAATAATGTTAGTTATAAGGACATATAGTTTAGATGTTATTACTTAAGCTGTTATTCGAATTCTCGCTCCGCATCGTGGTAACGTTAGCTTGATAATATTTCGAAAGTCTGTTTATGTATGACGATGGCATAACCCGGGAACTGGTCACAGATGCTTTGTTGTAGGATCCGGCAAAATCTCCGTCCGAATcatcctataaatatattattgtttcaaattgATATAATGTCCAATTAAGTACAAGAtactaatagtattatactattatgattatattattatgaaaccaATTCGGCCCGACTGTTTCTGACGACACGACACTTTTTTCGGGAGACTTTCCTATATGATGGTGatcgtaaatagtaaataatatgtttaataatggATATTAATCATATCATTTACATATAAGTCTAAAGTctttgataaatgttttttagcCTTACCCCAAACGTatcaaaaatc
Coding sequences:
- the LOC100572293 gene encoding uncharacterized protein LOC100572293, translating into MARWRMVQSATAPFIHITSSVSVHLLIAAVTALSSSVSASGWTNSTDVIRVVQFSNSLVPPLFNHYSRGRDNLVLAPFGVATNVAMMLEGLQGRAAEEVTALFRLQAKEVRQQLRRGFKMIFDTFGDDSDGDFAGSYNKASVTSSRVMPSSYINRLSKYYQANVTTMRSENSNNSLTDILELRSDTGIISHWKDYQKLATYTYLSYQPSAPFTKADGSIVHVPMIPQTGMFKIGYVPQLKCLAAELMFEVSS